One window of the Chitinophaga niabensis genome contains the following:
- the thiL gene encoding thiamine-phosphate kinase, translating into MEERTEIEDLGEFGLIDYLTRNIELYNASTVLGVGDDAAVIDLFGKQTVISTDMLVEGIHFDLMYTPLKHLGYKSVIVNLSDIYAMNATPTHITMSLAFSNRFSLEALNEFYEGVYAACEKYRVDLIGGDTTSSQKGFVISVTAIGEVAPDKFVKRSTAQKGDLLCVSGDLGAAYLGLTLLEREKKIFLENPQIQPDLEDQTYVIGRQLKPEARHDIISFLAGKEIMPTAMMDVSDGLSSEILHICKQSQLGCVLYEEKIPVHDQARELAMKLGLDPTACALSGGEDYELLFTMKQEDYDKITLNEEIAVIGYMTELTEEPHIITRSGNKHKLAAQGWNAFK; encoded by the coding sequence ATGGAAGAGAGAACTGAAATAGAAGACCTCGGGGAATTCGGCCTGATCGATTACCTGACCCGCAATATTGAATTGTACAATGCCAGTACTGTGCTGGGTGTAGGGGACGATGCTGCCGTAATTGACCTGTTCGGCAAACAAACCGTGATCAGTACGGATATGCTGGTGGAAGGCATTCACTTTGACCTGATGTATACCCCCCTCAAACACCTGGGGTATAAGTCCGTGATCGTGAACCTGTCAGACATCTATGCCATGAATGCCACGCCCACGCACATTACCATGAGCCTGGCTTTTTCCAACCGCTTCTCCCTGGAAGCCCTCAACGAATTTTACGAAGGGGTATATGCCGCCTGCGAAAAATACCGGGTAGACCTGATAGGAGGGGATACCACTTCCTCCCAAAAAGGTTTTGTGATCAGCGTTACCGCCATTGGCGAAGTGGCTCCTGATAAGTTCGTGAAACGCTCCACTGCTCAAAAAGGAGACCTGCTCTGCGTTTCCGGAGATCTTGGCGCTGCTTATCTGGGTCTTACCTTACTTGAAAGAGAAAAGAAGATCTTCCTGGAAAATCCACAGATCCAGCCTGATCTTGAAGACCAGACTTACGTAATTGGCCGCCAGCTGAAACCGGAAGCCCGCCATGATATCATTTCCTTCCTCGCCGGCAAAGAGATCATGCCTACTGCCATGATGGACGTAAGCGATGGTTTAAGTTCTGAGATCCTGCATATCTGCAAACAAAGCCAACTGGGCTGTGTATTGTATGAAGAAAAGATCCCGGTACACGACCAGGCCCGCGAACTGGCCATGAAATTAGGTCTGGACCCAACTGCCTGCGCACTCAGCGGAGGAGAGGATTATGAACTGCTGTTCACCATGAAGCAGGAAGACTATGACAAGATCACACTGAATGAAGAAATTGCCGTGATCGGTTATATGACGGAATTGACTGAAGAACCGCATATCATTACCCGCAGCGGGAATAAACATAAACTGGCTGCACAGGGATGGAATGCTTTTAAATAG
- a CDS encoding M28 family peptidase, with product MKKFTIIACLLASGTAACAQMAKPPVKPVAATPFAKGITAADLKKHLYIVAGDEMEGRETGKPGQYKAAKYISEQFKRVGLLPAGVDGSWEQPFSLFQDTLVTGKIVANGRTLEFGKDFYTGLRENKNQTLAQTGVVFAGYGISNEQMNSYDGLDVTDKIVLLAEGEPVDADGKPLFPKAQLKDKLRAAGGKGAKAVFIVSSNVSQIGRAGSRIRRTGLYFNDEITTMEYIPNSYFISSDMATTLLSTPYKELQESLKKPKPTPASGQITELVFEKAAVETKSSNVLGMLPGTDKKDEYLFITAHYDHIGVINGKIHNGADDDGSGTVSVIAMAEAFMKAKKAGKGPRRTIVFMTVAGEEKGLLGSRYYTDHPIYPLGNTVADLNIDMIGRIDPEHAKDTNYVYIIGDDKLSSDLRPISEKANLQTGLKLDYKYNDPNDPNRFYYRSDHYMFAQKKIPIIFYFNGVHADYHGAGDTPDKIHYPMLAKRAQLVFYTAWEVANRADRIKVDRNEK from the coding sequence ATGAAGAAGTTTACAATCATAGCCTGCCTGTTAGCTTCCGGAACTGCCGCCTGTGCACAGATGGCCAAACCTCCGGTGAAGCCGGTTGCTGCGACTCCTTTTGCAAAAGGGATCACGGCGGCTGATCTGAAAAAACACCTTTATATCGTTGCCGGCGATGAAATGGAAGGCCGCGAAACAGGTAAGCCGGGTCAATACAAAGCAGCGAAATACATCAGTGAACAATTCAAACGTGTTGGCCTGTTACCCGCCGGCGTGGATGGTTCCTGGGAGCAGCCTTTCAGTCTTTTCCAGGATACCCTCGTTACCGGAAAGATTGTTGCCAATGGCAGAACGCTTGAGTTTGGTAAGGATTTTTACACCGGCCTGCGGGAAAATAAAAACCAGACTTTGGCCCAGACAGGGGTTGTGTTTGCAGGATATGGCATCAGTAACGAGCAGATGAATAGTTATGATGGTTTGGATGTTACGGATAAGATTGTGTTGCTGGCAGAAGGGGAACCGGTAGATGCAGATGGGAAACCTTTGTTCCCGAAAGCGCAACTGAAAGATAAACTCCGCGCAGCTGGCGGCAAAGGTGCCAAGGCAGTGTTCATTGTTTCTTCCAATGTTTCACAGATCGGGCGCGCAGGTTCCCGGATTCGTAGAACTGGTCTTTATTTCAATGATGAAATAACTACGATGGAGTACATTCCCAACTCCTATTTCATTTCCAGCGATATGGCCACTACATTGCTCAGCACGCCTTATAAAGAGCTGCAGGAAAGTTTGAAGAAACCGAAACCTACTCCGGCCAGCGGCCAGATCACAGAACTGGTGTTTGAAAAAGCAGCAGTAGAAACCAAATCCAGCAATGTGCTGGGCATGCTGCCGGGTACAGATAAAAAGGATGAATACCTTTTCATTACAGCACACTATGATCACATTGGTGTGATCAATGGCAAGATCCATAACGGTGCGGATGATGATGGCTCCGGAACGGTATCTGTGATTGCTATGGCGGAGGCTTTCATGAAAGCTAAAAAAGCAGGTAAAGGCCCGCGCCGCACTATTGTATTCATGACGGTGGCAGGAGAAGAAAAAGGATTACTGGGTTCCCGTTATTATACAGATCATCCCATCTATCCATTAGGTAATACCGTAGCCGATCTGAACATCGACATGATCGGCCGTATTGATCCGGAGCATGCAAAGGATACCAATTACGTGTACATCATAGGGGATGATAAACTGAGCTCAGACCTCCGCCCGATCAGTGAAAAAGCGAATCTGCAAACAGGCCTGAAACTGGACTACAAATACAATGATCCCAATGATCCGAACCGTTTCTATTACCGTTCAGATCATTACATGTTTGCACAGAAAAAGATCCCGATCATTTTCTATTTCAACGGGGTGCATGCAGATTACCATGGTGCAGGGGATACGCCGGATAAGATCCATTATCCCATGCTGGCCAAAAGGGCACAACTGGTGTTCTATACTGCCTGGGAAGTAGCCAATCGTGCAGACCGGATCAAGGTAGACAGGAATGAAAAATAG
- a CDS encoding amidohydrolase, with protein MSDLTVSLIQANLHWEDVAANLAMFDQKINSIQEKTEVIILPEMFSTGFSMQSERLAQTMDGSAVQWMKQKAKEKNVIITGSLIIEEGGQYFNRLIWMLPNGTFGTYNKRHLFGFAGEHDHYTAGDKRLIAQVKGWKLNLSVCYDLRFPVWARNSILENGEPAYDVLINVANWPERRNTPWRALLQARAIENQCYVIGLNRVGNDGNDIYHSGDSSIIDPIGEIIYHKAHDEDVFTYTLSRSHLNELRARFPFLKDADRFIIP; from the coding sequence ATGTCTGATTTAACGGTCTCTCTTATACAAGCTAATTTACACTGGGAAGATGTTGCTGCCAACCTGGCGATGTTTGACCAAAAGATCAATTCCATCCAGGAAAAAACGGAAGTGATCATTCTGCCGGAAATGTTCAGTACAGGTTTCAGTATGCAATCTGAAAGGCTGGCGCAAACAATGGATGGCAGTGCGGTACAGTGGATGAAGCAGAAAGCAAAAGAGAAGAACGTGATCATTACGGGCAGTCTTATTATTGAGGAAGGCGGTCAATATTTTAACCGGCTGATCTGGATGCTGCCCAATGGAACATTTGGTACTTACAACAAACGCCACCTTTTCGGTTTTGCCGGAGAGCATGATCATTACACCGCTGGCGACAAACGCCTGATCGCGCAGGTAAAGGGCTGGAAGCTCAACCTGTCTGTTTGTTACGATCTGCGTTTCCCGGTATGGGCCCGCAACTCCATTCTTGAGAACGGCGAGCCTGCTTACGATGTATTGATCAATGTGGCCAACTGGCCTGAAAGGCGTAATACTCCCTGGCGTGCTTTATTACAAGCCCGTGCTATTGAGAACCAATGTTATGTTATAGGTTTGAACCGGGTGGGCAATGATGGCAACGACATCTATCACAGCGGAGATTCCAGTATTATAGATCCTATCGGCGAGATCATTTACCATAAAGCGCATGATGAGGATGTATTTACCTATACGCTTTCCCGTAGCCATCTGAATGAGCTGCGTGCGCGCTTCCCTTTCCTGAAGGATGCAGACCGGTTTATTATCCCTTAA
- a CDS encoding inositol monophosphatase family protein, with amino-acid sequence MLKSTLLKATQAGAKVLKEYFNGTFTISYKDTINNLVTEADKKAEAAIIAAIHEDYPDHHILSEEVGELKQGSSIKWIIDPIDGTVNFAHGIPLCCVSIGVEQDGEMILGAVYNPIMNELFFAQKGFGATLNDKLIHVSQKKNVANACLVTGFPYEWENSANNPMTVLERFVKLGLPVRRLGSAAIDLCWVACGRFDGFWEHSLNAWDSAAGYLIVQEAGGKVTDFKGNAYSPYQKQILATNGHIHTDLLKEINSIQ; translated from the coding sequence ATGTTAAAATCAACGTTACTCAAAGCTACACAAGCAGGTGCTAAAGTTTTAAAAGAATATTTTAACGGTACTTTCACTATTTCCTACAAAGATACGATCAATAATCTCGTAACGGAAGCGGATAAAAAGGCAGAAGCGGCAATCATTGCTGCTATTCACGAAGATTACCCGGATCATCATATCCTCAGTGAGGAAGTCGGAGAGCTGAAACAAGGCTCCAGTATCAAATGGATCATAGACCCCATAGACGGGACGGTGAACTTTGCCCATGGCATTCCCCTTTGCTGCGTAAGCATTGGCGTGGAACAGGATGGCGAAATGATCCTTGGTGCTGTATATAACCCTATCATGAACGAATTGTTCTTTGCCCAGAAAGGGTTTGGGGCTACGCTGAACGATAAACTCATTCACGTTTCCCAGAAAAAGAACGTGGCCAATGCCTGCCTGGTGACAGGTTTCCCCTATGAATGGGAAAATTCGGCCAATAATCCCATGACTGTGCTGGAACGCTTTGTGAAGCTGGGTTTACCTGTTCGCCGCCTCGGTTCTGCCGCAATCGACCTCTGCTGGGTAGCTTGTGGCCGTTTTGACGGTTTCTGGGAACATTCACTCAATGCCTGGGATTCCGCAGCCGGTTACCTGATCGTACAGGAAGCCGGAGGAAAAGTGACGGATTTTAAAGGCAATGCCTATTCACCTTATCAAAAACAGATCCTTGCCACTAATGGCCATATACATACAGACCTGTTGAAAGAAATTAACAGCATTCAATAA
- a CDS encoding regulatory protein RecX: MEADILKLRYYCAYQERCHVEVREKCWELGLRGEDIENAIAHLVEDGFLNEERYAKAYAGGKFRMQQWGRKKISMMLKQKQVSDYCIRKGLAEIDEEEYMQTLQQLAEKKYHLLRSEQYLKRQYKTLQYLLQRGFEQELARAAIEQIAKKGE, encoded by the coding sequence ATGGAGGCTGATATTCTGAAACTCCGCTACTACTGTGCTTACCAGGAGCGTTGTCATGTGGAAGTGAGAGAAAAATGCTGGGAACTGGGTTTGCGCGGTGAAGATATAGAGAACGCCATTGCACATCTTGTGGAAGATGGTTTCCTCAATGAAGAGCGATATGCCAAAGCATATGCCGGTGGAAAGTTCAGGATGCAGCAGTGGGGGCGTAAGAAGATCAGTATGATGCTGAAGCAGAAACAGGTCTCCGATTACTGCATCCGCAAAGGTTTAGCGGAGATTGATGAAGAAGAATATATGCAAACGCTGCAGCAACTCGCTGAAAAGAAATACCATCTATTACGATCTGAACAATATTTAAAGCGGCAATACAAAACGCTGCAATACCTCCTGCAAAGAGGTTTTGAACAGGAGCTGGCAAGGGCTGCCATTGAACAAATCGCAAAAAAAGGCGAATAA
- a CDS encoding GH3 family domain-containing protein, with the protein MAIIGNLISRSLRIRKQFTFKLGTPRQYQLQVLRRLVEKAKHTQFGEHYGYEQILNSPNWVSQFRQKVPVHNYNKMHSEWWYKCQEGVANVSWPEKIKYFALSSGTSESASKHIPVTKDMLRTVKKVGVKQLYSMVNFNVPPKSFEKGILMLGGTTSLFEKGDYYEGDMSGIQAKNIPKWFRRFYKPGGNISKKPNWEQRIKLIVRKAPQWDVGTVCGVPAWVQIVLEEIIRYHNVKNIHEIWPNLAIYIHGGVSFEPYRESFQKLLGKPINFIETYMASEGSFGFQARPGVKGIKLVLNAGIFYEFIPFNEENFDADGEVKPNPKSYMIHEVVEDVEYAVMLSTCAGAWRYLIGDVVKFTSVKEHEITIVGRTKQFLSLAGEHMSIDNMNKAIDIVQKKLGINIREFTVAGLPYENLFAHRWYIGTDAVDVDANKVREIIDQTICEVNDDYAVERTSALKEIFVEILPTQVFLDYLRCKGKEGAMNKFPRVLKGEKLKDWEQFLTTKVAVKA; encoded by the coding sequence ATGGCCATTATTGGTAATCTAATTTCCAGATCCCTGCGTATCAGAAAGCAGTTTACGTTCAAACTAGGGACGCCACGTCAATACCAGTTGCAGGTGTTACGGAGGTTAGTGGAAAAAGCCAAACATACACAGTTCGGTGAACATTACGGTTATGAGCAGATCCTCAACAGCCCTAACTGGGTAAGCCAGTTCCGGCAGAAGGTACCTGTGCATAACTATAACAAGATGCATAGTGAGTGGTGGTACAAATGCCAGGAAGGGGTGGCCAACGTAAGCTGGCCTGAAAAGATCAAGTATTTTGCCCTGAGTTCCGGTACTTCTGAATCTGCCAGCAAGCACATCCCGGTTACAAAGGATATGCTGCGGACAGTGAAAAAGGTGGGCGTGAAGCAATTGTACTCCATGGTGAACTTCAATGTTCCCCCTAAATCCTTCGAAAAAGGGATACTGATGCTGGGCGGTACTACTTCCCTGTTTGAGAAAGGGGATTATTATGAAGGAGATATGAGTGGCATCCAGGCTAAAAATATTCCCAAATGGTTCCGCCGTTTCTATAAGCCTGGCGGGAACATTTCCAAAAAACCTAACTGGGAGCAACGGATAAAACTGATCGTACGCAAAGCCCCGCAGTGGGATGTTGGTACGGTTTGCGGAGTACCTGCCTGGGTACAGATTGTTCTGGAAGAGATCATCCGCTACCATAACGTTAAAAATATTCACGAAATATGGCCTAACCTGGCCATCTATATTCACGGTGGCGTGAGCTTTGAACCTTACCGGGAGAGTTTTCAGAAACTCCTGGGTAAACCTATCAACTTCATTGAGACCTATATGGCCTCTGAAGGTTCTTTCGGTTTCCAGGCCCGCCCGGGTGTTAAGGGAATTAAGCTGGTGCTCAATGCCGGTATTTTCTATGAATTCATTCCCTTTAACGAAGAGAATTTTGATGCGGACGGGGAAGTAAAACCCAATCCGAAATCTTATATGATCCATGAGGTGGTGGAAGACGTGGAATATGCTGTGATGTTATCTACCTGTGCAGGTGCATGGCGTTACCTGATCGGCGATGTGGTGAAATTCACTTCCGTAAAGGAACATGAGATCACCATTGTGGGCCGTACCAAACAGTTCCTCAGCCTGGCCGGAGAGCATATGAGTATCGACAATATGAACAAGGCGATCGATATTGTGCAAAAGAAACTGGGGATCAATATCCGTGAATTCACGGTGGCTGGTCTTCCTTATGAAAACCTCTTTGCACACCGCTGGTATATTGGAACGGATGCCGTAGATGTGGATGCCAATAAAGTGAGAGAGATCATAGACCAAACGATCTGCGAGGTGAATGATGACTATGCTGTGGAAAGGACCTCTGCACTGAAAGAAATATTCGTAGAAATATTACCCACCCAGGTATTTCTTGATTACCTGCGTTGTAAAGGAAAAGAAGGAGCCATGAATAAATTCCCAAGAGTGTTGAAAGGCGAGAAGCTAAAGGACTGGGAGCAATTCCTGACAACTAAAGTTGCTGTAAAAGCATAA
- a CDS encoding ArnT family glycosyltransferase has protein sequence MIRFFTKNQYKNSVLALWALLAILQACFTELMDDEAYYWVYSNHLAWGYFDHPPMVALLIKGGYLLFHNELGVRLGMVLLNLLTLLLIDRMMPQKNNIVFYLILAGMGAMQIGGILAVPDIPLIFFATLYFYIYRNFIESQSWKNTFLLGLSMALMFYSKYHGVLLVFFTLLSNLSLLKVYRYYIAVFITTVLFFPHIYWQYLHDFPSLQYHLVERNASSYDISYTLDYIVGQILMFGPLVGWLLLYNAFRAQVRNGFERALKFSLVGVLVFFLLSTLKGRVEANWTVMIFAPLVILTHQATVRQGLSLRILKSTWVISLLIVLVARVYMVWDFVPNVEIRPEIHHNREWTNAVAAKAQGRPVVFLNSYQEPSKYMFYQGGVAFSLNSVYARRSQYNYWHMEEELWGKNVLLVSNHRPYIPDQDSMVIAQRKLYCRTDTPYYSYSLIQFVPAVAAFKVQPGEEFTLKLGMKNGYENKVPFDKDYTPFVGYALKGEEEWRETVQGTLLLSDALQQDSVEVVVKAPDVKGKYVLKIAVSAVHGMDPTHNSQGIKLAVE, from the coding sequence ATGATCCGCTTTTTCACCAAGAATCAGTACAAGAACAGCGTACTGGCCCTCTGGGCCCTTCTGGCTATTTTACAGGCCTGCTTTACAGAGTTGATGGACGATGAGGCGTATTATTGGGTGTACTCCAATCACCTGGCCTGGGGCTATTTTGATCATCCCCCCATGGTAGCCCTGCTCATCAAAGGCGGATATCTTTTATTCCATAATGAATTGGGTGTAAGGCTGGGCATGGTGCTTTTGAATCTGCTCACCCTGTTACTGATAGACAGGATGATGCCCCAGAAGAACAACATTGTTTTCTACCTGATCCTTGCCGGCATGGGCGCCATGCAGATCGGAGGGATACTGGCGGTGCCGGATATTCCGCTGATCTTCTTTGCCACTCTGTACTTTTATATCTACCGTAATTTCATAGAATCCCAGAGCTGGAAAAATACTTTCCTGCTGGGGCTGAGCATGGCATTGATGTTCTACAGCAAATACCATGGGGTATTGCTGGTGTTCTTCACCCTGCTTTCCAATCTTTCTTTGCTGAAAGTATACCGTTACTATATTGCCGTGTTCATTACCACGGTGCTTTTCTTCCCGCATATTTACTGGCAGTATTTACATGACTTCCCTTCGCTGCAATATCATCTTGTAGAAAGGAATGCCTCTTCCTACGACATCAGTTACACGCTTGATTATATCGTAGGGCAGATATTGATGTTCGGGCCGCTCGTAGGGTGGTTACTGTTATACAATGCTTTCCGCGCGCAGGTGCGCAATGGTTTTGAACGTGCGTTGAAATTCAGCCTGGTGGGGGTATTGGTGTTCTTTCTGCTGAGTACTTTGAAGGGGCGTGTGGAAGCAAACTGGACGGTGATGATCTTTGCGCCGCTGGTAATACTGACGCATCAGGCCACTGTGCGGCAGGGGCTTTCTTTGCGGATACTGAAGAGTACCTGGGTGATCTCTTTACTGATCGTGTTAGTGGCAAGGGTGTATATGGTCTGGGATTTTGTGCCCAATGTGGAGATCAGGCCGGAGATCCATCATAACAGGGAATGGACGAATGCGGTGGCTGCGAAAGCACAGGGGCGTCCGGTAGTTTTTCTGAACAGTTACCAGGAGCCTTCGAAATATATGTTCTACCAGGGCGGTGTGGCGTTTAGTCTTAATAGTGTGTATGCGCGCAGGAGCCAGTATAATTACTGGCATATGGAAGAGGAATTATGGGGGAAGAATGTATTGCTGGTGTCCAATCACCGACCTTATATTCCTGATCAGGATAGTATGGTGATTGCACAGCGAAAGTTGTATTGCAGAACGGATACGCCGTATTATTCTTATTCACTGATACAGTTTGTGCCCGCTGTTGCAGCCTTTAAGGTGCAGCCGGGAGAGGAGTTCACTTTGAAATTAGGCATGAAGAATGGATATGAGAACAAAGTTCCTTTTGATAAAGATTATACGCCGTTTGTGGGGTATGCGTTGAAGGGAGAAGAAGAATGGCGGGAAACGGTGCAGGGTACTTTGTTGTTGTCTGATGCCTTGCAGCAGGATAGTGTGGAAGTAGTGGTGAAGGCGCCGGATGTAAAGGGAAAGTATGTTTTAAAGATAGCCGTATCTGCCGTGCATGGTATGGATCCTACGCATAATAGCCAGGGGATTAAGCTGGCGGTAGAGTAA
- a CDS encoding ATP-dependent helicase: MKANYLDDLNVPQREAVTTIKGPLMIIAGAGSGKTKVLTTRIAHLMNNGVDAFNILSLTFTNKAAKEMKERVEKILGGSEARNLYIGTFHSVFARLLRSDAPKLGYPSDFTIYDSDDAKSVVKTIVNELNLDDKHYKPNMVYNRISAAKNSLVSPEEYQHDYAIQQEDQRSSRPLIGKIYDMYAKRCFKNGAMDFDDLLYKMYVLLKGFPEVLAKYQHKFKYIMIDEYQDTNPAQYEIVKLLGAVHENICVVGDDAQSIYSFRGATIQNILQFEKDYDDVKVVKLEQNYRSTKSILNVANEVIAKNKGQIEKNLWTDNHEGEKIKLIRTNTDNDEGKVVADTISEQKLRNHYDNKDFCILYRTNAQSRSFEENLRRSAIPYRIYGGLSFYQRKEIKDFIAYLRVIMNSRDEEAIKRIINYPVRGIGKTTIEKVSVYANDQNMTFWEVLERAREFGFKGGTLEAIDGFVTMIQSFRVMLEKHNAYEVAVQVGKSTNIVKELFNDKTTEGLARYENIQELLNSIKEFTETPTEDGELLDDKTLGIYLQQITLLTDADNGKDEDSNVVKLMTIHAAKGLEFPIVFTVGLEESLFPSGMSINSREELEEERRLFYVAVTRAKTRLFLTYANSRYRFGQLQQNEPSRFLEEMPEEFIDRSYAGGGMRNTGPIGGGGASWGNMFDKKKAPAGPGAPASSASSSARPTPRPAAPAGYHVPSANFTADDPATMEAGMDVEHQKFGFGKILSLEGAINNRIATVMFPKGGGEKKIMLNYAKLMIIRNGG; encoded by the coding sequence ATGAAGGCAAACTATTTAGACGATTTGAATGTACCCCAGCGGGAAGCGGTAACAACCATTAAAGGACCTTTAATGATCATCGCGGGAGCAGGTTCAGGCAAAACGAAAGTACTGACTACAAGGATCGCTCACCTGATGAACAATGGGGTGGACGCTTTTAATATATTGTCGCTCACCTTTACCAACAAGGCAGCGAAGGAAATGAAGGAAAGGGTGGAAAAGATCCTGGGCGGCAGTGAAGCCCGTAATCTTTACATCGGTACCTTCCACTCTGTTTTTGCGCGCCTTTTGCGAAGCGATGCGCCCAAACTGGGATACCCCAGCGACTTCACTATCTACGATTCAGATGATGCCAAAAGCGTGGTGAAAACCATCGTGAATGAGCTGAACCTGGACGATAAACATTACAAACCCAACATGGTATATAACCGGATCTCCGCTGCCAAGAACAGCCTGGTGAGCCCGGAAGAATACCAGCATGATTATGCGATACAGCAGGAAGACCAACGTTCCAGCCGTCCCCTGATCGGCAAGATCTACGATATGTATGCGAAACGCTGTTTCAAGAACGGCGCGATGGACTTTGATGATCTGTTGTATAAAATGTACGTGCTGCTGAAGGGCTTCCCGGAAGTACTTGCCAAATACCAGCATAAGTTCAAATACATCATGATCGATGAGTACCAGGATACCAACCCGGCTCAGTATGAGATCGTGAAATTACTGGGTGCCGTGCATGAAAATATCTGTGTGGTGGGAGATGATGCGCAAAGTATCTATTCCTTCCGCGGGGCTACCATTCAGAACATCCTGCAGTTTGAAAAGGATTATGATGATGTGAAAGTGGTGAAGCTGGAACAGAATTACCGCAGTACCAAATCTATCCTCAACGTTGCGAACGAAGTGATCGCAAAGAATAAAGGACAGATTGAAAAGAACCTCTGGACGGATAACCATGAAGGAGAAAAGATCAAACTGATCCGCACAAATACAGATAATGATGAAGGAAAGGTAGTAGCAGATACCATTTCTGAACAGAAACTCCGCAATCATTACGATAACAAAGATTTCTGTATCCTCTACCGTACCAATGCTCAGAGCCGTTCCTTTGAGGAAAACCTCCGCCGCAGTGCTATTCCTTACAGGATCTATGGAGGCCTCTCTTTCTACCAAAGAAAAGAGATCAAGGATTTCATCGCTTACCTGCGGGTGATCATGAACAGTCGTGATGAAGAAGCGATCAAACGGATCATCAACTATCCGGTACGTGGTATCGGTAAAACTACCATTGAGAAGGTGAGTGTTTATGCGAATGATCAGAACATGACCTTCTGGGAAGTGCTGGAACGTGCCAGGGAATTTGGTTTCAAAGGTGGTACACTGGAAGCGATAGACGGATTTGTGACCATGATCCAAAGCTTCCGGGTGATGCTGGAAAAACACAACGCTTACGAAGTAGCGGTACAGGTTGGTAAATCCACCAATATCGTAAAAGAACTCTTCAACGATAAAACAACAGAAGGACTTGCCCGTTACGAGAACATCCAGGAGTTGTTGAACTCTATCAAGGAATTCACGGAAACGCCTACGGAAGACGGGGAGTTGCTGGATGATAAAACACTCGGTATCTATCTGCAACAGATCACGCTGTTGACGGATGCAGATAATGGAAAAGATGAAGACAGCAACGTGGTGAAACTGATGACGATCCACGCGGCAAAAGGTCTGGAGTTCCCGATCGTGTTCACTGTAGGATTGGAAGAAAGCCTGTTCCCCAGCGGTATGTCCATCAACTCAAGGGAAGAACTGGAAGAAGAACGCCGTTTGTTCTATGTGGCGGTGACCCGTGCAAAAACACGTTTGTTCCTCACGTATGCTAATAGCCGTTACCGTTTTGGCCAGCTGCAGCAGAATGAGCCCAGCCGTTTCCTGGAAGAGATGCCGGAAGAATTCATTGACCGCAGTTATGCTGGTGGCGGAATGCGTAACACAGGTCCCATTGGTGGCGGTGGCGCTTCCTGGGGAAATATGTTCGATAAAAAGAAAGCACCTGCCGGGCCTGGTGCACCTGCATCTTCCGCTTCTTCTTCAGCAAGGCCAACACCAAGACCTGCTGCACCTGCAGGCTATCATGTGCCCAGTGCTAATTTCACGGCAGATGATCCTGCCACAATGGAAGCAGGTATGGATGTGGAACATCAGAAATTTGGTTTCGGTAAGATCCTCAGCCTGGAGGGTGCTATCAACAACCGCATAGCTACTGTGATGTTCCCGAAAGGCGGTGGTGAAAAGAAGATCATGCTGAACTACGCCAAGCTGATGATTATAAGGAATGGAGGCTGA
- a CDS encoding LysE family translocator, with the protein MIASIIAGLGLGMFLSVSVGPVIFAIIKYSISNGFRAGISFALGVSGSDIMFVLLGNLATSFISNLGTYTKTIGVSGGILLIMMGVYGLLFKKVKITTGDERPEMFSTRDYAKIWLGGFLMNTLNPGVIIFWLGVCVANAPTTVGHRVTMYAVCLAFVLAADILKVFVSDKIRHKLTLTNVIWLNRLAGVCMIVFGLVLLYKVLLGTGQLGH; encoded by the coding sequence ATGATCGCCTCTATCATTGCCGGATTAGGTTTGGGAATGTTTTTATCTGTATCGGTAGGGCCCGTTATTTTTGCTATCATCAAGTATAGCATCAGTAATGGATTCAGGGCTGGTATCAGTTTTGCGCTGGGCGTGTCCGGGAGTGATATCATGTTTGTACTGCTGGGTAATCTCGCTACTTCTTTCATCAGCAACCTGGGTACCTATACTAAAACCATTGGTGTAAGTGGTGGTATCCTGCTGATCATGATGGGGGTCTACGGATTGCTGTTTAAAAAAGTAAAGATCACTACAGGAGATGAACGGCCTGAAATGTTCAGTACACGTGATTATGCAAAGATCTGGCTGGGAGGTTTTCTGATGAACACCCTCAATCCCGGTGTGATCATTTTCTGGCTGGGGGTTTGTGTGGCGAATGCACCAACCACTGTAGGCCACCGTGTTACCATGTATGCTGTTTGCCTGGCTTTTGTGCTGGCGGCGGATATCCTTAAAGTGTTTGTGTCTGATAAGATCAGGCATAAACTAACCTTAACCAATGTGATCTGGCTGAACCGTTTGGCGGGCGTGTGTATGATCGTTTTTGGTTTGGTGCTGCTGTATAAAGTGCTGTTGGGCACAGGGCAGCTGGGACATTAA